One Calditrichia bacterium DNA window includes the following coding sequences:
- a CDS encoding M1 family metallopeptidase — MKTSFNILFLLLICTISLQAQRYLGVSPTESGGPLMPEQAGYDVTFYDLALSVNPADSSIAGELTATAHIVQPLEWFVQQLDTVFSVIKVEMLTADGSAKAMHFKHHDGELWTHFGGTKQPGEIVQIRVSYSGKPRVAQRPPWVGGFTWSKTEDGQPWIATSVQSDGADLWWPCKDHPSDEPDSMALHITVPKPLVVAASGRSLGHEANADGTMTYHWFVSTPINNYSMAINIAPYRTIEETYVSVSGDTIPVTFWVLPQDYAKGKILMPQIIEHLAWYEKLLGPYPFRADKYGVAHTPFYGMEHQTIIAYGANFSNAPHGYDILHHHELGHEWWGNLVTALDWRDFWLHEGLCSYMHPLYVEHLRGIEAYHNTMGGPLPRIRNRAAIAPRDAKTTKEMYFLPPDYVESEGDIYNKGVWVLHSLRYLMGDEAFFKALRRMAYPDPAMEKITDGSQCRFATTDDFVQICEDIYGSELDWFFEVYVRQPHLPKLNVTRAGKMVTLRWETPDNLLFPMPVEALVGKSRRRIAMPNGSATIEVLARDEVVPDPDNWILKKD, encoded by the coding sequence ATGAAAACCTCTTTTAACATCTTGTTTTTATTGCTGATATGCACCATTTCGCTGCAGGCGCAGCGCTATCTGGGCGTTAGCCCGACTGAATCCGGCGGGCCGCTGATGCCGGAGCAAGCCGGATACGATGTCACATTTTACGATCTTGCGCTGTCTGTGAATCCCGCGGACAGCTCGATTGCCGGCGAATTGACGGCAACCGCGCACATCGTGCAGCCACTGGAATGGTTTGTTCAACAATTGGATACGGTATTTTCTGTGATAAAAGTGGAAATGCTTACGGCTGACGGATCAGCCAAAGCCATGCATTTTAAGCATCACGATGGCGAATTGTGGACACATTTCGGCGGCACCAAACAACCCGGCGAAATTGTGCAAATTCGCGTGAGTTACAGCGGAAAACCGCGCGTTGCCCAACGTCCGCCGTGGGTCGGCGGTTTCACATGGTCAAAAACAGAGGACGGTCAGCCGTGGATTGCCACATCCGTTCAGTCCGACGGCGCGGATTTGTGGTGGCCCTGCAAAGATCACCCGTCCGACGAGCCGGACAGCATGGCGCTGCACATCACCGTTCCGAAACCGCTGGTGGTTGCCGCAAGCGGTCGTTCACTCGGTCACGAAGCCAATGCCGATGGCACAATGACGTATCACTGGTTTGTGTCCACGCCCATCAATAATTATAGCATGGCAATTAACATCGCGCCATATCGCACCATCGAGGAAACTTACGTTAGTGTTAGCGGCGATACTATTCCGGTAACGTTTTGGGTGCTCCCGCAGGATTACGCCAAGGGCAAAATTCTGATGCCGCAAATTATCGAGCATCTCGCGTGGTATGAAAAATTGCTCGGGCCGTATCCGTTCCGGGCGGATAAATACGGCGTTGCCCACACACCGTTTTACGGAATGGAACACCAGACGATTATCGCATACGGTGCCAATTTTTCCAACGCGCCGCACGGTTACGATATTTTGCATCATCACGAATTGGGACATGAATGGTGGGGCAATTTGGTGACTGCGCTCGACTGGCGGGATTTCTGGCTGCACGAAGGCTTGTGCAGCTACATGCACCCGCTGTATGTTGAGCATCTGCGCGGAATAGAGGCATATCACAACACGATGGGCGGACCATTGCCGCGCATCCGCAATCGTGCGGCCATCGCGCCGAGGGATGCCAAAACAACCAAAGAAATGTATTTTCTGCCGCCGGATTATGTGGAATCTGAAGGCGATATTTACAACAAAGGCGTGTGGGTGCTGCACTCGCTGCGCTATTTGATGGGCGACGAAGCGTTTTTTAAAGCACTGCGGCGAATGGCATATCCCGATCCCGCGATGGAAAAAATCACCGACGGCAGCCAGTGCCGTTTTGCCACAACGGACGATTTTGTGCAAATTTGCGAAGACATTTACGGCTCGGAACTGGACTGGTTTTTCGAGGTTTACGTCCGGCAACCGCATTTGCCGAAACTGAACGTCACCCGCGCTGGTAAAATGGTGACGCTGCGCTGGGAAACACCGGACAATCTGCTTTTCCCGATGCCGGTTGAGGCGCTGGTTGGCAAATCCCGCCGCCGCATTGCGATGCCAAACGGCAGCGCAACCATCGAAGTGCTTGCTCGTGACGAAGTTGTGCCGGATCCGGATAACTGGATTTTGAAAAAAGATTAA
- a CDS encoding ribonuclease H-like domain-containing protein: MITHMALDIETVPAADLSEYSETIQEKITQKIERQQERNPDFDFKYFASTHGDFGKIICISLGYILEGEKIKLKSLHGHDEFAILDEFNKIISGFNGTYVHYNGLNFDIPFVLQRMAHHRVRPASDRFANLRRYSMEPHFDIMMWYYNWDMTKVLPLGVLSELHGIPSPKEDLSGDKVYDAYQNNEWDRICEYCERDVATTLNLWNKVYRYQPVIPDSNYILSGAGKK, translated from the coding sequence ATGATTACCCACATGGCACTGGACATCGAAACGGTTCCCGCTGCGGATTTATCCGAATACAGCGAAACGATTCAGGAAAAAATTACCCAAAAAATCGAGCGCCAGCAGGAACGCAACCCGGATTTCGATTTCAAATATTTCGCCAGCACGCATGGCGATTTCGGGAAAATTATCTGCATTTCGCTGGGCTACATTCTCGAAGGCGAGAAGATCAAATTGAAATCGCTGCACGGTCACGACGAGTTCGCGATCCTCGATGAATTCAACAAAATTATCAGCGGATTTAACGGCACGTATGTGCATTACAACGGGCTAAACTTCGATATTCCATTTGTTTTGCAGCGAATGGCGCACCATCGCGTTCGCCCCGCCAGCGACCGTTTCGCCAATTTGCGACGCTATTCCATGGAGCCGCATTTCGATATCATGATGTGGTATTACAATTGGGATATGACCAAGGTGCTGCCGCTGGGCGTGCTTTCCGAACTGCACGGGATTCCCAGTCCGAAAGAGGATTTGAGCGGTGATAAAGTGTACGACGCTTACCAGAACAACGAATGGGATCGCATTTGTGAATATTGCGAACGCGACGTGGCGACAACCCTCAATTTGTGGAACAAAGTTTACCGCTACCAACCGGTGATTCCGGACAGCAATTATATTCTCAGCGGTGCCGGCAAAAAATAA
- a CDS encoding DUF4397 domain-containing protein, translated as MKRCTRLLFVFLLLAMVGNVRAQTLPTIQAIHNVSDPSLDKIDLYVSVSIIVLTTLDNFAYRTSTDTIVGLAGIPIDLGLADSTSGSVQDTLKKFTVILENDKNYLGIGAGVLNPAQFAPNPDGRDTEVNLFVYENAKLSASSAGVVDVLFMHGVTDAPAIDVRVVGGATIANDIQYGDFGSYVSLPPGVHTLEITDASGTNVLGVFTADLSSAAGTVMTIYASGFADPSQNQDGAALGLFATNPLGGTVEFPRVTTGIDDEPGAVANAYRLAQNYPNPFNPSTTIEFALPVSEHVTLAVFDITGKRVATLLDEPVNAGLHRYNWSAKNLPSGAYFYRLQTQNFSQIRKLMLVK; from the coding sequence ATGAAACGCTGTACTCGACTATTATTTGTATTTTTATTGCTGGCGATGGTTGGCAACGTCCGGGCGCAAACGCTTCCCACAATTCAGGCTATCCACAACGTGTCCGACCCGTCTCTGGACAAAATAGATTTGTATGTGAGTGTTTCAATTATTGTGTTGACAACGCTGGATAATTTTGCCTATCGCACATCAACCGATACGATTGTGGGGCTGGCGGGCATCCCGATTGACCTCGGATTAGCCGACAGCACCAGCGGCAGCGTTCAGGATACCCTGAAAAAATTTACCGTCATTTTGGAAAATGATAAAAATTATCTCGGGATTGGTGCGGGCGTGCTCAATCCGGCTCAATTTGCGCCGAATCCCGATGGTCGCGATACCGAAGTAAATTTGTTCGTTTACGAAAATGCCAAACTGTCAGCCAGTTCTGCCGGCGTAGTTGATGTGCTGTTCATGCACGGCGTAACCGACGCACCTGCGATAGATGTTCGGGTAGTTGGTGGCGCAACCATCGCAAATGATATTCAATATGGCGATTTCGGTAGTTACGTTTCGCTGCCGCCTGGTGTTCATACGTTGGAAATTACCGATGCCAGCGGAACGAATGTGTTGGGTGTTTTTACCGCAGATTTGAGCAGCGCCGCCGGAACAGTGATGACAATTTACGCATCCGGATTTGCCGATCCATCGCAAAATCAGGACGGCGCAGCGTTGGGATTGTTTGCCACAAATCCGCTCGGCGGAACAGTTGAATTTCCCCGGGTGACAACGGGCATCGACGATGAACCCGGCGCAGTGGCGAACGCCTATCGATTGGCGCAGAATTACCCGAATCCGTTCAACCCGTCCACGACGATCGAATTTGCGCTGCCGGTGAGCGAGCACGTCACGCTTGCCGTATTCGACATCACCGGAAAACGCGTGGCAACCCTGCTCGATGAGCCGGTGAACGCCGGATTGCACCGGTATAATTGGTCGGCAAAAAATTTGCCCAGCGGCGCATATTTTTATCGATTGCAGACGCAGAATTTTAGCCAGATTCGTAAGTTGATGTTGGTGAAATAG
- a CDS encoding TonB-dependent receptor — translation MRKHLFILMLNAMLICQISAQTAEIIGRIVEADDRPLIGANVYLEGTILGSATDNDGVFRISGVPEGRYSLVVNLIGYREYRSDISVSGTARIDAGTIELVPTVIANEPVVVTAGKYEQKIQDIPASISTVNQQELQARNITTIDQALAYVSGVNLNGGQLSIRGSTGYSRGAGSRVLMLIDGVPLLTADTRDIVFSVVPTYLLDHVEVLKGAGSALYGSSAIGGVINVITRDIDDSPKFHLRTYGGVYSEPSHNQWKWTNDTQFTNGVSASYSRKINKIGVLAGISRDEDDGYQLNNWSRRWSGSGKLQWEMSPFSRLTLSGNYMHQERGNFLYWQDQQNALVPASGQEDDEVDSKRYYLTAIYRHVISPKRFWTFRGVWFRNRVGDSVSEDASEVVAIAKTLNGELQYNTQIGNIFMTIGGEGNWSSIDSDRFGEHDGVGGALYQQAEIPLSERWKATLGWRLDYFDIDSLESSNVRWNPKLGIVFQPVVGTAIRAAAGTGFRAPSMAEAFTSTIASGIRIVPNTGLKPEKSIYFEFGLNQIFGTSMIADIAAFYNRFEDLIEPGFLPRGVIQFNNVFDARIAGVETALNGQFWRRKLQWGAGYSYVESRNEVIDDYLEFRPRHIFYGKLQGNLGMLRLGGDYRYVSKYDRVNKSLGLFISDADTRVAAHVVDFRAGAALKFSGTPLNISLQLKNALNYNYLDFVGSLAPPRRLELTLDTVF, via the coding sequence ATGCGCAAACACCTGTTCATACTGATGTTAAATGCGATGTTGATTTGCCAGATTTCTGCGCAAACTGCGGAAATTATCGGGCGAATTGTCGAAGCGGACGACCGTCCGCTCATCGGCGCGAACGTCTATCTCGAAGGCACGATTCTCGGCAGCGCGACTGATAACGACGGCGTTTTCCGGATTTCAGGTGTTCCGGAAGGCCGCTATTCGCTGGTGGTCAATTTGATCGGCTATCGCGAATATCGCAGCGACATCAGCGTTAGCGGCACCGCGCGTATCGATGCCGGAACGATTGAACTCGTGCCAACGGTCATCGCCAACGAGCCGGTGGTGGTCACCGCCGGAAAATATGAGCAGAAAATTCAGGACATTCCCGCCAGCATCAGCACCGTCAATCAGCAGGAATTGCAGGCGCGCAACATCACCACCATTGATCAGGCGCTGGCATATGTTTCCGGCGTCAACCTCAACGGCGGGCAGCTCAGCATTCGCGGCTCCACCGGCTACAGTCGCGGCGCGGGCAGCCGGGTGCTGATGCTCATCGACGGTGTGCCGCTGCTCACGGCGGATACCCGGGACATCGTATTCAGCGTGGTGCCCACTTATCTGCTCGATCATGTGGAAGTGCTCAAAGGCGCGGGCTCGGCGTTGTATGGTTCCAGCGCCATCGGCGGCGTGATCAACGTGATCACCCGCGATATCGATGATTCCCCAAAATTCCACCTGCGAACCTATGGCGGCGTTTACAGCGAGCCGTCGCATAATCAATGGAAATGGACAAACGACACTCAGTTTACCAACGGCGTCAGCGCCAGCTACTCCCGTAAGATCAATAAAATTGGTGTGTTAGCCGGTATTTCCCGCGACGAGGATGACGGTTATCAGCTCAACAATTGGAGCCGTCGCTGGTCCGGCAGCGGCAAATTGCAGTGGGAAATGTCGCCGTTCAGCCGGCTCACGCTGTCCGGGAATTACATGCATCAGGAGCGCGGGAATTTTTTGTACTGGCAGGATCAGCAGAATGCGCTGGTGCCCGCATCCGGGCAGGAAGATGACGAAGTGGATTCCAAACGCTACTACCTCACCGCGATTTACCGGCATGTGATTTCGCCAAAACGATTCTGGACCTTTCGCGGGGTGTGGTTCCGCAACCGTGTCGGCGATTCCGTCAGCGAAGATGCATCAGAAGTGGTTGCCATCGCCAAAACGCTCAACGGCGAACTGCAATACAACACCCAAATCGGCAATATTTTTATGACGATCGGTGGCGAAGGCAACTGGAGCTCCATCGATTCCGACCGTTTTGGCGAACACGACGGCGTTGGCGGCGCGCTGTATCAGCAGGCGGAAATTCCGCTATCGGAGCGCTGGAAAGCCACGCTCGGTTGGCGGCTGGATTATTTTGATATCGATTCGCTGGAGTCGTCCAACGTTCGCTGGAATCCCAAACTGGGCATCGTTTTTCAGCCGGTTGTTGGCACCGCGATTCGCGCGGCAGCGGGCACCGGATTTCGCGCGCCGTCGATGGCGGAAGCGTTTACCTCGACCATCGCCAGTGGCATCCGCATTGTGCCGAACACCGGGTTGAAGCCGGAAAAAAGCATATATTTCGAATTTGGGTTGAACCAGATTTTCGGCACTTCGATGATCGCGGATATCGCCGCGTTTTACAACCGGTTCGAGGATTTGATCGAACCGGGATTTCTCCCGCGCGGCGTGATTCAATTTAATAATGTGTTCGACGCCCGGATTGCCGGCGTCGAAACCGCGCTGAACGGGCAATTTTGGCGACGAAAACTGCAGTGGGGCGCCGGATATTCGTATGTCGAATCGCGAAACGAAGTGATCGACGATTATCTCGAATTCCGTCCGCGACACATTTTTTACGGGAAATTGCAGGGAAATTTGGGTATGCTGCGGCTCGGTGGAGATTATCGTTACGTCAGCAAATACGATCGCGTGAACAAAAGTTTGGGGCTGTTTATTTCAGATGCGGATACCCGGGTTGCAGCGCATGTGGTTGACTTTCGGGCAGGTGCCGCGCTGAAATTCAGCGGAACGCCGCTGAATATTTCGCTGCAGCTCAAAAATGCGCTAAACTACAATTATCTGGATTTTGTCGGATCGCTCGCGCCGCCTCGCCGCCTCGAATTGACGTTGGATACCGTTTTTTGA
- a CDS encoding XTP/dITP diphosphatase: MEILLASHNQHKIVEIREILKGLPIQLRSMDDFPDIAEVEETGSTFEENALLKAREVHRQTGLLTLSDDSGLEVDALNGAPGVYSARYAGEAKSTAANNEKLLWELAQVPPENRGAQFRCVVAIVADGFETTVEGIARGKIIADFRGDGGFGYDPLFVPEDYSETFAELGAAVKNRISHRAKAFLAAKEVLQKQLNLG; the protein is encoded by the coding sequence ATGGAAATATTGCTCGCATCGCACAACCAGCATAAAATTGTGGAAATCCGCGAAATTTTGAAAGGCTTGCCAATCCAACTGCGGTCGATGGACGATTTTCCGGACATCGCAGAGGTGGAAGAAACCGGTAGCACATTTGAAGAAAATGCGCTGCTGAAAGCGCGTGAAGTGCATCGCCAAACCGGTTTGCTCACGCTGTCCGACGATTCCGGGTTGGAAGTGGATGCGCTGAACGGTGCGCCCGGCGTGTATTCCGCACGATACGCCGGCGAAGCAAAAAGCACGGCTGCGAACAACGAAAAGTTGCTTTGGGAGCTGGCACAAGTGCCGCCGGAAAATCGCGGTGCGCAGTTTCGATGTGTGGTAGCGATTGTTGCAGACGGTTTCGAAACGACAGTTGAAGGTATCGCGAGAGGTAAAATCATCGCCGATTTTCGCGGGGATGGCGGCTTTGGCTACGATCCGCTGTTTGTGCCGGAAGATTATTCAGAAACATTTGCCGAATTGGGCGCAGCTGTGAAAAACCGCATCAGTCATCGCGCGAAGGCGTTTTTGGCGGCGAAAGAAGTGCTACAGAAACAATTAAATTTGGGCTGA
- a CDS encoding class IV adenylate cyclase, giving the protein MIVFLALSGYHFLNQKEKMQNIEIKYHTEQLAELQNFLVNSLKITHEFRHRQRDIYFAVPEGRLKIRIQDEQQPHLIRYFRPDIAETRISDYTIEMLDDAEQTITELQQKHHVLATVEKVRTLFLYKNVRIHLDEVALLGNFVEFESVISDSCDAATAQRNLDEIMQLLQPYLGTPESGGYLNLLLAHPSTQKGT; this is encoded by the coding sequence TTGATTGTATTTTTGGCGCTTTCGGGCTATCATTTTCTGAACCAAAAGGAAAAAATGCAGAATATTGAGATCAAATACCACACTGAACAATTGGCGGAATTGCAAAATTTTTTAGTGAATTCGTTGAAAATTACCCACGAATTCCGGCATCGCCAGCGCGATATCTATTTTGCCGTTCCGGAGGGACGGTTGAAAATTCGTATTCAGGATGAGCAGCAACCGCATTTGATCCGCTATTTTCGCCCCGATATCGCCGAAACACGCATCAGCGATTATACGATCGAGATGCTCGACGATGCCGAGCAAACGATCACAGAACTTCAACAAAAACATCATGTTCTGGCAACAGTTGAAAAAGTCCGCACGTTGTTTCTCTACAAAAATGTGCGCATTCATCTCGATGAAGTTGCGCTGCTCGGCAATTTTGTGGAGTTCGAATCGGTGATCAGCGATAGCTGCGATGCGGCAACCGCACAACGCAATCTCGATGAAATTATGCAACTGCTGCAACCGTATCTCGGCACACCGGAATCCGGCGGTTATTTGAATTTGCTGCTCGCGCACCCATCAACCCAAAAAGGAACGTAA
- a CDS encoding TolC family protein → MLNKIARWRSQAGKALLMLLCILASVNGQDFEHRQPANPDSALANILGQLHGAPLSLADAQQKALQNNAPLRQAEAVRNAANATVRREKGVFDPELFVSFTHQDDNQPTASFFSGASVLETQQTTTRGGLRWQLPTGTEFEAAVNNVRLKTNSGFAFLNPQYTAFGSLTVRQSLLSGLWRSGRKSLSQAERERDAAQARYDQAVADAEANVALKYWDLYAAERDFAVQQLVRDRANALLSEAVVRSKAGLVGPNQVANARVFLAEQELAVIDREEQLDQISDELASLIGERPTGDQRRYRALDRPPGNFQLADVNDMLNEAFSRNLGLQAAQKDIESLKVLSRAAGWEALPSVDLVGTLGGNGLSGSAQNVVFGGDTLRTTRSGTNGDALSEAIKREFPSWSVGVEIRIPIGMRSGRAERDRLKAQVVQSQERYIALKRDLEDRVLASYRELAHGAQRVEFARSGVAAAQEQVRIGMIEYRNGRATAFELVRLAADLALSQQRYSQALVRNAKAAATLKQLTAGAYPASFDNR, encoded by the coding sequence ATGTTAAACAAAATTGCCCGATGGCGTAGCCAAGCGGGAAAAGCCCTGCTGATGCTGCTCTGCATTCTGGCAAGTGTCAATGGTCAGGATTTTGAGCACCGGCAACCCGCTAATCCGGATAGCGCGCTGGCAAATATTCTCGGACAACTGCACGGTGCCCCGCTTTCGCTGGCGGATGCACAGCAAAAAGCTTTGCAAAACAATGCCCCATTGCGACAGGCCGAAGCGGTTCGCAATGCCGCAAACGCCACGGTGCGACGGGAAAAAGGTGTGTTCGATCCGGAGTTGTTTGTCAGTTTTACTCATCAGGATGACAACCAGCCGACCGCATCATTTTTTTCCGGTGCATCGGTTTTGGAAACCCAGCAAACCACCACCCGCGGCGGTTTGCGCTGGCAGTTACCGACCGGGACCGAGTTTGAAGCAGCAGTCAACAATGTGCGATTGAAAACCAATTCCGGCTTTGCATTTCTCAATCCGCAATACACGGCTTTTGGGAGTCTGACGGTTCGGCAATCGCTACTGAGCGGATTATGGCGCTCCGGTCGCAAATCGTTATCGCAGGCAGAGCGTGAACGGGATGCCGCGCAGGCACGCTACGATCAGGCTGTTGCGGATGCAGAAGCGAATGTCGCTCTCAAATATTGGGATTTATATGCCGCTGAACGCGATTTCGCGGTGCAACAACTCGTTCGCGATCGGGCGAATGCGTTGCTGTCGGAAGCGGTCGTTCGCTCCAAAGCCGGTTTGGTGGGACCCAATCAGGTTGCAAATGCCCGGGTATTTTTGGCGGAACAGGAGCTGGCGGTCATTGACCGGGAAGAGCAACTGGATCAAATTTCCGATGAACTGGCTTCGCTGATCGGCGAGCGGCCAACCGGTGACCAGCGTCGCTATCGCGCACTGGATCGACCGCCGGGCAATTTCCAATTAGCAGATGTAAATGATATGTTAAATGAAGCATTTTCCCGGAACCTCGGTTTGCAGGCTGCCCAAAAAGATATTGAATCGCTGAAAGTGCTGTCGCGGGCTGCCGGTTGGGAAGCCTTGCCCAGTGTCGATTTGGTTGGTACCCTTGGCGGCAACGGGCTTTCCGGATCGGCGCAAAATGTTGTTTTCGGCGGCGATACGCTGCGAACCACGCGTTCCGGCACCAATGGCGATGCACTCAGCGAAGCCATCAAAAGAGAGTTCCCCAGTTGGAGCGTGGGTGTGGAAATTCGCATTCCGATCGGGATGCGCAGCGGACGCGCAGAACGCGATCGCCTGAAAGCTCAGGTTGTGCAATCGCAGGAGCGCTATATTGCTTTAAAACGCGATTTGGAAGATCGGGTGCTCGCCAGTTATCGCGAGCTTGCGCATGGCGCGCAACGTGTAGAATTTGCCCGCAGCGGTGTGGCAGCCGCACAGGAACAGGTTCGCATCGGCATGATTGAATATCGGAACGGACGCGCCACTGCATTTGAATTGGTACGGCTGGCAGCCGATTTGGCATTGTCCCAACAGCGATATTCACAGGCGCTGGTTCGCAACGCCAAAGCTGCCGCAACATTAAAACAACTTACTGCAGGTGCATATCCTGCAAGTTTTGACAACCGGTAA
- a CDS encoding efflux RND transporter periplasmic adaptor subunit: MFNIKNICIGAGLMLLLAAVVSCGGGPGGAQGGGFAMPPTPVEVAVVQPRDISDKFEVVGTIEAEKAVTIVSEIDGAVISIPFKEGDYLPKGALIALIDTTQLAAELRRADALVSQSRNSYERIKSVVAQNAGAPQDLDDAAATLKVAEANRALAAARFAKTRITAPFSGMVGARKVSPGAFLRGGQAITEMANIDELRVYFSAPERFLGQLNRGAEVKISTTAFPGVEQSGKIEVIEPTLDAATRSVRIIAKVTNAGRKLRPGMSADVTAILSERPNALAIPNESVFVNGDQAFVFVVKDDSTVARAALSLGTRLSDVVEVLDGLQTGQRIVRAGHQKLYDGAKVMPVISQPEQSAAK, encoded by the coding sequence ATGTTCAACATTAAAAATATATGTATCGGGGCAGGGTTGATGCTGCTGTTGGCGGCGGTGGTCAGTTGCGGTGGTGGTCCGGGCGGCGCGCAGGGTGGCGGTTTTGCCATGCCGCCGACGCCGGTGGAAGTTGCTGTTGTTCAGCCCCGGGATATTTCAGATAAATTTGAAGTCGTCGGAACCATCGAAGCCGAAAAAGCGGTTACCATCGTTTCTGAAATCGATGGCGCAGTCATCAGCATTCCGTTTAAGGAAGGTGATTATCTGCCGAAAGGCGCGCTGATTGCACTGATCGATACCACTCAGCTTGCCGCGGAATTACGGCGTGCCGACGCGTTGGTCTCGCAAAGCCGCAATTCTTACGAACGGATTAAATCGGTTGTGGCGCAAAACGCCGGCGCACCGCAGGATCTCGACGATGCCGCCGCCACGCTGAAAGTTGCGGAAGCAAACCGTGCGCTGGCAGCCGCAAGATTTGCAAAAACCCGCATTACCGCACCGTTTTCGGGAATGGTGGGCGCACGCAAAGTGAGTCCGGGCGCTTTTTTGCGCGGCGGACAGGCCATTACCGAAATGGCAAATATCGACGAGTTGCGGGTGTATTTCTCTGCGCCGGAGCGATTTTTGGGACAACTCAATCGCGGTGCCGAAGTGAAAATTTCGACCACTGCTTTTCCCGGTGTTGAGCAAAGCGGGAAAATCGAAGTGATCGAACCGACGCTGGATGCGGCAACCCGCAGTGTCCGGATTATTGCCAAGGTAACCAACGCCGGACGAAAACTCCGCCCGGGAATGTCGGCAGATGTCACCGCAATTCTCAGCGAACGCCCGAATGCGCTGGCAATTCCCAACGAATCCGTTTTTGTAAATGGCGATCAGGCATTTGTTTTTGTTGTGAAAGATGACAGCACGGTTGCCCGTGCGGCGCTGTCGCTCGGCACCCGGCTTTCGGATGTAGTGGAAGTTTTGGACGGGTTGCAAACCGGGCAACGCATCGTTCGTGCCGGTCACCAAAAGCTGTACGACGGCGCGAAAGTAATGCCGGTAATCAGCCAGCCTGAGCAATCGGCTGCCAAATAA